The genomic region GGTGCTGCGCGCGGGGTCGTAGGAGACACGGACACCGTCCGGGCCGGAGGCGTGCTCACGCCTCCGGCCCGGCCTGCTTTCCCGCGTCGCCCCGTCCGCGTCGCCGGCGCGCGGCGATCGCCTCGGGGTCGATGTCCGGGCGGGACCACTGTTCCGCGAGGGCGAGGCTGGTGGCGCGGCCGTCCGCCACGTGCCCGTGCGCGAGGCGGGCCGCACGGTCGGCATCGCGTGCGGCGATGGCCTCGTACATCCGCTGGTGTTCCGCACACTGCTGGGCGGGGTCCCGCTGGGCCGTCAGACGGAAGAGCCAGTGCATGCGCGCCTCCAGGGGCCGCATCACGCCGCTGAGCAGCGCGTTGCCGGCCAGTTCGACGATGTCGGTGTGAAAGGCCGCGTTGGCCGCGGCGATCGCGGCACGGTCGTGCGCGCGGGTCGCGGCGCGAGCCGCCTCCAGGCCGTCCGCCAGCCGGGCCAGACCGTCCTCGTCCGCCCGCTCGGCGGCCAGACGCGCCGCGAGGGACTCCAGCGATTCGCGTACGTCGAAGAGATCGCGCACATCGCCCGGCGTGAAGGGCGCGACCAGCGCGCCCCGGTGCGGCACCAGCAGCACGAGTCCGTCGGCGGCCAGCAGCCGCAGCGCCTCGCGCAGCGGGATGCGCGAGACCTCCAGCTCCGTGGCCAGGTCGCGCTCGACGAGCCGTTCCCCCGGCTGGAGTTCGACCTCGATGATGCGCCGCCGCAGGGTCTCGTACGCAAGGTCGCGCAACGAGGGACGCCCCGCGTCGGACGGTCGGGCTGCTGTCACCAAGGCTTTCCTCCGGTATCGGGCCGGTCCCACCGTATGCGGACCGCACCGCGGTGCCACTACTGCTAACCGCTCGCTAACACAGCGGCAACATACGACCCGGAAACTGGGGCGCCATAGCGGTATACCACTAACCGGCTCGCGGGCCCCGTTTCCTGGAGGCATCCCAGTGGCACCTTCCCGACCTCTCCCCTCCCCCGTCGCGGTGACCGCGGCCGTCGTGTCCGGGCTGCTCCTGCTGACCGCCTGCGGCGGGTCGTCCGCGGCCGACGGCGGGGGCGAGGACGACGGCACGTTCAAGGTCGGCGTCCTCTTCCCTGGTTCGCTCTCCGACGACGGCTTCATGGGCTCGGCCCACCTCGGCTACCAGCGGGCGGAGAAGCAGCACGCCGGCACGGTGGAGTTCAGCAAGGTCGAGCAGGTGGCGACCGCGGACTACGAGAAGGCGCTGGTCCGCTTCGCCACCACCTCCGACCTCGTGATCTCCCTGGGCGGCCAGACCGACGCCGACGTACGCAACGTCGCGGCGCGCTTCCCCCAGGTGAAGTTCGCCGAGATCGGGGGTCCCGCCGACGGCAAACCCCTCGCGAACCTCGCGCTGTACGACCCGCAGCAGGCCGAGGCGGCCTTCCTCTCCGGGGCGGCCTCCGCGCTGCTCTCCAGGAGCGGGACGGTCGGATTCATCGGCGGCGCGGAACTCCCGGCGATCGTGAACGCCGCCAAGGAGTTCGACAGGGGCGCGGAGACCGCCGACCCGGGCGTCGAGGTCCTCCCTCCGCAGTACGTCGGGGACTTCAACGACGTCGCCAAGGCCAAGCAGTCCGCGCTCGCCGACTTCGGTGCCGGCGCGGATGTCCTGGGGCAGGTCCTCAACCTCGGCCACAAGGGCGTCGCCCAGGCGGCCGGCCAGCGCGACGGAGCACTCATCGGCGGACCGATCGCCCACCCGTGCGGCAGCGATCCCGCCTACGCCGGGTATGTCGAGACGGACATCGGCGCGGAGATCGAGTACGCCGTGGATCACCTGGTCTCCGGCGACTGGAAGGCGGAGGCCGTCCGCTTCGGGCTGACCTTCGAGGAGCCGCACAACGACATCGTGCTCTGCGCCGAAACCGATCCGGCGGTGGGCGAGAAGCTCGACGAGCTGAAGCGGAAGATCACGGCCGGCGAGATCACCACCCGATGAACACCGCCGCTCCCGCACTGGAGATGACCGGGCTCACCAAGTCCTTCGGCACGATGCGGGCCCTGGACGAGGTGGACCTCGTCGTGGAGGCCGGCACCGTCCACTGCGTGCTCGGCGAGAACGGCGCGGGCAAGTCGACCCTGTGCCACGTCGTGGGTGGCTCCCTGGTCCCGGACGAGGGCGGCCTCCGCCTGTACGGCTCGCCCTACGCCCCCCGCCGGCCCGCCGACGCGCTCGCCGCCGGGATCGCCATGGTGCACCAGCACTTCAGCCTCGTACCCACCCTGACCGTCGGCGAGAACCTGCGCCTGCTGCGGCTGAAGAACCTGCCGCGCCGGGTGGCGCGCGTCCGCGATGAGTACGGACTCGATCTGGACCTCGGCGCGCGGGTGAGCGAGCTGCCCGTCGGTGTGCGCCAGCGGGCCGAGATCGTCAAGGCCCTGCTGCGGGAGCCGCGGCTCCTGGTGCTGGACGAGCCGACGGGCGTCCTGGGGCCGGCCGAGACGGACGCGCTGCTGGCGACCTGCCGCCGGATCGCCGATTCGGGTCATGCGGTGGTCCTGGTGACGCACAAGCTCGGTGAGGTGGCCCGGGCCGGGGACGCGGCGACCGTGCTGCGCGGCGGCCGGGTGTCCGGTGGCGGACCGCTGGCCGAACTGCCGCCGGAGCGGCTGGTGCCGCTGATGATCGGCCGGCCCGCCGACTCGCTGGACGCGGGGCTCGCCGGGACGATCGGGCTGGCCGCCGACGAGGGCGTCCGGGAGACAGGCGGGGAGGCCCCGGAGGCAGGTGCCTCCGGGGGCCGTCGGGAGGCGTCCGGCCCTGCGCCGCGGGCGCTGCGTCTGCGCGATGTCAGCGTACGGCGCCCGGACGGGACCACCGCCCTGGACGGCGTCTGTCTGGACGTCGGACACGGGGAGATCGTCGGGATCGCCGGGGTCGAGGGAAACGGCCAGAGCGAGCTCATGGCTCTGCTCGGCGGCTCCCTCGCGCCCGCCGCGGGGCGGGTGGAGCTCGGCGGGCGGAACGTCACACGTGCGGCACCGCGCGAGCGGAGCCGGGCGGGACTCGGCGTGGTTCCCGAGGACCGGCTCCACGAGGGGTGTGTGCCGCCCCTGCGGGTGGCCGACAACCTGTTCCTCGGCCGGCTCGAACGGTTCCGCCGCTACGGGGTGCTCCTGGACCGGCGGGCCATGGACCGCGCCGCGGAGTCGGTGCTCACCGAGCACGGCATCCGGGCCGGCGGCCCGGGAGCCCTGATGTCGTCACTGTCCGGCGGCAACCAGCAGAAGGTCGTGCTGGCACGGGAGTTGGCGCTCGACCCGCTGATCTGCCTGGCCGCGGCCCAGCCCACCCGCGGCCTGGACATCGGAGCGGTGGGCGCGGTGCACTCCCGTATCCGTGGCGCGGCCGCGTCGGGGACCGGCGTGCTGGTGGTCTCCAGCGAGCTGTCCGAACTCCTCGTCCTGTGCGACCGGATCACCGTGGCGTACCGGGGGAAGCTGCTGGGTCCCGTCGACCCGGCCGAGCCGGACGCGCGGGAACGGATCGGCGCTCTGATGCTCGGCGCGCACGCGCCGGACTCCGGAGCGGAGAGCGCGGTCCGCACCGCCGCCGAGAGCTGAAGCCCCTCCCGGCACCGCGACGCCGCGGGTGGGCTGGGCCGCGGCCAGGCAGATCAGCGGGTCGAGCGCCAACTCCCGTGCCAGCACGACCTTCTGCTGGTTGCCGCCGGACAGTGACGACATCAGGGCTCCCGGGCCGCCGGCCCGGATGCCGTGCTCGGTGAGCCCCGACTCCGCGGCGCGGTCCATGGCCCGCCGGTCCAG from Streptomyces sp. QL37 harbors:
- a CDS encoding BMP family protein; translation: MAPSRPLPSPVAVTAAVVSGLLLLTACGGSSAADGGGEDDGTFKVGVLFPGSLSDDGFMGSAHLGYQRAEKQHAGTVEFSKVEQVATADYEKALVRFATTSDLVISLGGQTDADVRNVAARFPQVKFAEIGGPADGKPLANLALYDPQQAEAAFLSGAASALLSRSGTVGFIGGAELPAIVNAAKEFDRGAETADPGVEVLPPQYVGDFNDVAKAKQSALADFGAGADVLGQVLNLGHKGVAQAAGQRDGALIGGPIAHPCGSDPAYAGYVETDIGAEIEYAVDHLVSGDWKAEAVRFGLTFEEPHNDIVLCAETDPAVGEKLDELKRKITAGEITTR
- a CDS encoding ABC transporter ATP-binding protein: MNTAAPALEMTGLTKSFGTMRALDEVDLVVEAGTVHCVLGENGAGKSTLCHVVGGSLVPDEGGLRLYGSPYAPRRPADALAAGIAMVHQHFSLVPTLTVGENLRLLRLKNLPRRVARVRDEYGLDLDLGARVSELPVGVRQRAEIVKALLREPRLLVLDEPTGVLGPAETDALLATCRRIADSGHAVVLVTHKLGEVARAGDAATVLRGGRVSGGGPLAELPPERLVPLMIGRPADSLDAGLAGTIGLAADEGVRETGGEAPEAGASGGRREASGPAPRALRLRDVSVRRPDGTTALDGVCLDVGHGEIVGIAGVEGNGQSELMALLGGSLAPAAGRVELGGRNVTRAAPRERSRAGLGVVPEDRLHEGCVPPLRVADNLFLGRLERFRRYGVLLDRRAMDRAAESVLTEHGIRAGGPGALMSSLSGGNQQKVVLARELALDPLICLAAAQPTRGLDIGAVGAVHSRIRGAAASGTGVLVVSSELSELLVLCDRITVAYRGKLLGPVDPAEPDARERIGALMLGAHAPDSGAESAVRTAAES
- a CDS encoding GntR family transcriptional regulator; amino-acid sequence: MTAARPSDAGRPSLRDLAYETLRRRIIEVELQPGERLVERDLATELEVSRIPLREALRLLAADGLVLLVPHRGALVAPFTPGDVRDLFDVRESLESLAARLAAERADEDGLARLADGLEAARAATRAHDRAAIAAANAAFHTDIVELAGNALLSGVMRPLEARMHWLFRLTAQRDPAQQCAEHQRMYEAIAARDADRAARLAHGHVADGRATSLALAEQWSRPDIDPEAIAARRRRGRGDAGKQAGPEA